The proteins below come from a single Anguilla rostrata isolate EN2019 chromosome 3, ASM1855537v3, whole genome shotgun sequence genomic window:
- the sgo2 gene encoding uncharacterized protein sgo2 produces MQFDGSVRRFAQANPKGIKSTTKPVAKQNSSFAAKIKTKIQNTSSFFKVSLKTNNKALALALVAQKEKSRLLETETVRLRKEVQALCFDLAHRRHKHNQLVRLLRDHQARALNSLVAAVDLLSSEDVSIGANEEINEKSPPDPEDAIVELGSKVCRVPVLPAQTGNTACPSPKEPTGEPSRSPRDQSRNPSVEIHAQPSTATLPSVQASIGSACNEEDTETAERIPSLPETVPRPSTGLQLQLDKWTRFYSDTLLESETFPESLAVNSVPSVEPVAELASVEPRGLAGSPRGGSARPERTSLFETEMEITLGDTAAKIVTVETKPRKSRKEGVAKSRKAVVQAVGSHSPGKEERKTKKKKESSSVRSEETESANAPPTQGRSMIPRPASRLPPGPTRPAEEEEPAGGDADWFAARRNAHVTSRNAKHRRDTRDAPKPAGAVPGEPNLRKTFVVSLGNGCTKAGSVTLLNADRFRNTKTRESDDYFRNTETHELEDYSRNTETRESDDYFRKTETRESEDYSRNAETHESDDYFRNAETRESDDYSRNTETRESEDYFSKTETHKSDDYSRNTETRESEDYFSKTETRESDDYFSKTETRESDDYFSKTETRDSERKAMEMPGDTDTGGAEGLKGKSRKTYFISTAESGSAVSRKTYVIPHDGKPGRASAKCRRTKALPASAENEPAIEERGVGDLGHAEEPAIAETSTLELHIGPPRDPQPGLAGKRKGSFLEGPLAPGAGPAGDPGDPDGPVAEDDAPWETPNPPFVVTEEPKPKRCKKESGAREGKKERKRRDDTCPQGKKRRKKKRRSSGGGHEERDLDADVPASWGAGETRRPAPGPEPEELWAEQPEHWGIITEHVTARGKSSLRKTDVVSPGGYGGRNSVDSAVSARPLAFPAPEEESEGAGKGVTSALAPADSNGEENKENEAGPGAAAARSGALKRSGSWEPDVPVGPEEAAAPAPQSRPAADRKSSAVPDRHARGAPASARGPRSRAPPSRRGSEWEREARAGEVPAGTGSPEGARESLKRLIMGERPPWELLEDTGASFPEWDVPSETPTPSPLSKPTPGRMTVYEEQLDRVPESSPGVRALKSCTNTAVMMDPEQGRVRRRGKAAVSYKEPSINCKMRRGDKFSDTKFLSSPIFKEKKKKKVQAHKLEIHTGHHFNMDDMD; encoded by the exons ATGCAGTTTGACGGCAGCGTGAGGCGCTTCGCACAAGCTAATCCAAAGGGTATTAAATCCACGACGAAACCGGTTGCCAAGCAGAACTCGTCGTTCGCCGCGAAGATCAAGACAAAGATCCAAA ATACGTCATCCTTCTTCAAGGTCTCGCTGAAGACCAATAACAAGGCCCTGGCCCTCGCCCTAGTGGCCCAGAAGGAGAAGAGTCGGCTGCTGGAAACGGAGACGGTTCGGCTGCGGAAAGAAGTCCAGGCTCTGTGCTTTGACCTCGCGCACCGTCGGCATAAGCACAACCAGCTG GTCAGACTTTTGAGGGATCATCAAGCAAGAGCCTTGAACAGCCTGGTAGCTGCTGTGGacctgctctcctctgaagaT gtCTCCATTGGtgcaaatgaagaaataaacgAGAAATCTCCTCCAGACCCTGAAGATGCTATCGTGGAGCTGGGGAG CAAAGTGTGCAGGGTGCCGGTCCTGCCTGCGCAAACTGGAAACACTGCGTGCCCTTCGCCAAAGGAACCAACCGGGGAACCCAGCAGATCCCCCAGAGACCAATCGAGGAACCCCTCAGTGGAGATCCACGCACAGCCCAGCACTGCCACTCTTCCCAGTGTCCAGGCGTCCATCG gAAGTGCGTGTAATGAGGAGGACACAGAGACTGCAGAAAGGATCCCGTCTCTCCCAGAAACAGTTCCCCGCCCGTCCACCGGCTTGCAGCTGCAGTTAGATAAGTGGACCCGGTTCTACTCGGATACTCTGCTGGAGTCAGAAACCTTCCCAGAATCCCTTGCTGTGAATTCAGTGCCCTCGGTGGAGCCTGTGGCGGAGCTGGCTTCGGTGGAGCCGAGGGGGCTGGCCGGCAGCCCAAGGGGGGGGTCCGCACGTCCAGAGAGGACCAGCCTCTTTGAAACGGAGATGGAGATCACACTTGGCGACACGGCGGCAAAAATAGTCACCGTGGAGACCAAACCCAGGAAGAGCAGGAAAGAGGGCGTGGCCAAGTCGAGGAAGGCGGTCGTGCAGGCGGTCGGCAGTCATTCTCCAGgtaaggaagagaggaagacgaagaagaagaaggaaagcAGCTCCGTTCGCAGCGAAGAGACTGAGAGCGCAAATGCCCCTCCCACTCAGGGGCGGAGCATGATTCCGAGACCCGCCTCCCGCCTGCCTCCCGGTCCCACCCGCCCCGCTGAAGAGGAGGAGCCCGCGGGCGGAGACGCGGACTGGTTCGCGGCTCGCCGGAACGCTCACGTCACCTCCCGCAACGCGAAACACCGTCGGGACACCCGCGACGCCCCGAAACCCGCCGGAGCCGTCCCGGGGGAGCCGAACCTGAGGAAGACGTTCGTCGTCTCCCTCGGCAACGGCTGTACGAAGGCCGGATCCGTAACCTTGCTGAACGCTGACCGTTTCAGAAATACTAAAACTCGCGAGTCAGACGACTATTTCAGAAATACTGAAACTCACGAATTGGAAGACTATTCCAGAAATACTGAAACTCGCGAGTCAGACGACTATTTCAGAAAGACTGAAACTCGCGAGTCAGAAGACTATTCCAGAAATGCTGAAACTCACGAATCAGACGACTATTTCAGAAATGCTGAAACTCGCGAGTCAGACGACTATTCCAGAAATACTGAAACTCGCGAATCAGAGGACTATTTCAGCAAAACTGAAACTCACAAATCAGACGACTATTCCAGAAATACTGAAACTCGCGAGTCAGAAGACTATTTCAGCAAAACTGAAACTCGTGAATCAGACGACTATTTCAGCAAAACTGAAACTCGTGAATCAGACGACTATTTCAGCAAAACTGAAACTCGCGACTCGGAACGCAAGGCTATGGAAATGCCCGGGGACACGGATACCGGGGGGGCTGAAGGGCTGAAAGGGAAGAGCAGGAAGACTTACTTCATCTCCACGGCAGAGAGCGGTTCGGCCGTGAGCAGGAAAACGTACGTGATCCCGCACGACGGCAAGCCGGGCCGCGCGTCCGCGAAGTGCCGGAGGACCAAAGCTCTTCCCGCGAGCGCGGAAAACGAACCTGCCATCGAGGAGCGCGGCGTTGGCGACCTGGGCCACGCCGAGGAACCGGCGATAGCTGAAACGAGCACGTTAGAACTCCACATCGGACCGCCCCGGGACCCCCAGCCTGGCTTGGCGGGAAAACGCAAGGGGTCGTTCTTGGAGGGGCCCCTGGCCCCCGGCGCGGGCCCGGCGGGGGACCCTGGTGACCCGGACGGTCCCGTTGCGGAGGACGACGCTCCCTGGGAGACCCCGAATCCGCCGTTCGTCGTCACGGAGGAACCCAAACCCAAGAGGTGCAAGAAGGAGAGCGGCGCCCGGGAggggaagaaggagagaaaacgGAGGGATGACACCTGCCCTCaggggaagaagaggaggaagaagaagaggaggagcagcggcGGCGGTCACGAAGAGCGAGACCTCGACGCGGACGTCCCGGCCTCGTGGGGGGCCGGCGAGACCCGTAGGCCGGCCCCCGGACCGGAGCCAGAGGAACTGTGGGCGGAGCAACCGGAACACTGGGGCATAATTACAGAGCACGTGACGGCACGTGGAAAGAGCAGCTTAAGGAAGACCGACGTCGTCTCTCCGGGCGGGTATGGAGGCCGTAACTCGGTCGACTCTGCGGTCAGCGCTCGACCGCTTGCATTTCCTGCTCCGGAGGAAGAGAGCGAAGGAGCCGGAAAAGGCGTGACTTCCGCCCTCGCGCCCGCGGATTCCAACGGCGAGGAGAACAAGGAGAACGAGGCCGGTCCCGGCGCCGCTGCGGCTCGGAGCGGAGCGCTGAAGAGGAGCGGGTCCTGGGAGCCGGACGTCCCGGTCGGCCCGGAAGAGGCCGCCGCCCCCGCGCCTCAGAGCCGTCCTGCGGCGGACAGGAAGTCGTCCGCGGTCCCGGACCGCCACGCGCGCGGGGCCCCCGCGTCCGCGAGGGGCCCGAGGAGCAGGGCGCCCCCCAGCAGGAGGGGCtcggagtgggagagggaggcgcGCGCTGGGGAGGTCCCGGCTGGCACGGGCTCCCCGGAGGGGGCGCGGGAGAGTCTCAAAAGGCTGATCATGGGCGAGAGGCCCCCCTGGGAGCTGCTGGAGGACACGGGCGCCTCCTTCCCCGAGTGGGACGTCCCATCGGAGACGCCTACCCCCAGCCCTCTTTCGAAGCCGACGCCCGGTAGGATGACCGTCTATGAGGAGCAGTTGGACAGAGTACCAGAGAGCTCTCCAG GGGTCAGAGCACTGAAGAGCTGTACCAACACGGCTGTTATGATGGACCCGGAGCAGGGAAGGGTGCGGAGACGTGGGAAAGCTGCTGTTTCCTACAAGGAACCGTCCATCAACTG CAAAATGAGGCGTGGAGATAAATTCAGTGACACAAAGTTCCTGAGTTCTCCGATATtcaaagagaagaagaagaagaaagtgcAGGCTCACAAGCTGGAGATTCATACGGGGCATCATTTTAACATGGATGACATGGATTGa
- the LOC135251808 gene encoding uncharacterized protein C2orf80-like isoform X1 gives MERRRLKRDLQALLADYIGQRLREKSFDAQGKASTMLDDLAHYDLAITVALWWLDRGEGHDAVESDLIAVTSPGDGQYPNHLEREAMILSTFAGMVLNSLPVEEVLSLYSCKPSASHAQQRTKSSIVHPFTLSYHPFAMLNAYKAVAHSKRHSQWLQRWRSGQCKTSAPYSPSSSSSSSSSSSSSSLPSPQPSLSTSAPVCLLSSPLSCKLLYLRLSW, from the exons ATGGAAAGGAGACGCCTGAAGAGAGATCTCCAGGCCCTGCT GGCCGATTACATTGGACAGAGACTCAGAGAAAAAAGCTTTGATGCCCAAGGAAAGGCTTCAACCATGCTGGATGACTTG GCGCACTATGACCTGGCCATTACTGTGGCCCTATGGTGGCTGGACAGAGGCGAGGGCCACGATGCCGTCGAGAGTGACCTCAT AGCAGTCACCAGTCCTGGGGACGGCCAGTACCCCAACCATCTGGAGCGAGAAGCCATGATCCTGTCCACCTTTGCTGGGATGGTCCTG AACAGCCTCCCTGTGGAAGAGGTCCTGTCCCTGTACAGCTGCAAGCCCTCAGCCTCTCACGCACAGCAACGCACCAAG AGCTCCATCGTTCACCCTTTCACCTTGTCTTACCACCCATTCGCCATGCTGAATGCCTACAAGGCTGTGGCACATTCCAAGAGGCACT CCCAGTGGCTGCAGCGCTGGAGGTCTGGACAGTGTAAGACATCAGCACCTTActcaccttcatcatcatcatcatcctcatcctcatcttcatcctcatcctTACCCTCACCACAGCCCTCCCTCAGT ACGTCAGCACCAGTttgtctcctttcctctccACTGTCCTGCAAACTACTGTATCTGAGGCTGAGCTGGTGA
- the LOC135251808 gene encoding uncharacterized protein C2orf80-like isoform X2: protein MERRRLKRDLQALLADYIGQRLREKSFDAQGKASTMLDDLAHYDLAITVALWWLDRGEGHDAVESDLIAVTSPGDGQYPNHLEREAMILSTFAGMVLNSLPVEEVLSLYSCKPSASHAQQRTKSSIVHPFTLSYHPFAMLNAYKAVAHSKRHSQWLQRWRSGQCKTSAPYSPSSSSSSSSSSSSSSLPSPQPSLSDGEDSLTKHYEGSAESLQD from the exons ATGGAAAGGAGACGCCTGAAGAGAGATCTCCAGGCCCTGCT GGCCGATTACATTGGACAGAGACTCAGAGAAAAAAGCTTTGATGCCCAAGGAAAGGCTTCAACCATGCTGGATGACTTG GCGCACTATGACCTGGCCATTACTGTGGCCCTATGGTGGCTGGACAGAGGCGAGGGCCACGATGCCGTCGAGAGTGACCTCAT AGCAGTCACCAGTCCTGGGGACGGCCAGTACCCCAACCATCTGGAGCGAGAAGCCATGATCCTGTCCACCTTTGCTGGGATGGTCCTG AACAGCCTCCCTGTGGAAGAGGTCCTGTCCCTGTACAGCTGCAAGCCCTCAGCCTCTCACGCACAGCAACGCACCAAG AGCTCCATCGTTCACCCTTTCACCTTGTCTTACCACCCATTCGCCATGCTGAATGCCTACAAGGCTGTGGCACATTCCAAGAGGCACT CCCAGTGGCTGCAGCGCTGGAGGTCTGGACAGTGTAAGACATCAGCACCTTActcaccttcatcatcatcatcatcctcatcctcatcttcatcctcatcctTACCCTCACCACAGCCCTCCCTCAGT GACGGTGAGGACTCCCTGACGAAACACTATGAAGGATCAGCGGAATCCCTGCAGGACTGA
- the LOC135251808 gene encoding uncharacterized protein C2orf80-like isoform X3 — protein sequence MERRRLKRDLQALLADYIGQRLREKSFDAQGKASTMLDDLAHYDLAITVALWWLDRGEGHDAVESDLIAVTSPGDGQYPNHLEREAMILSTFAGMVLNSLPVEEVLSLYSCKPSASHAQQRTKSSIVHPFTLSYHPFAMLNAYKAVAHSKRHSQWLQRWRSGQ from the exons ATGGAAAGGAGACGCCTGAAGAGAGATCTCCAGGCCCTGCT GGCCGATTACATTGGACAGAGACTCAGAGAAAAAAGCTTTGATGCCCAAGGAAAGGCTTCAACCATGCTGGATGACTTG GCGCACTATGACCTGGCCATTACTGTGGCCCTATGGTGGCTGGACAGAGGCGAGGGCCACGATGCCGTCGAGAGTGACCTCAT AGCAGTCACCAGTCCTGGGGACGGCCAGTACCCCAACCATCTGGAGCGAGAAGCCATGATCCTGTCCACCTTTGCTGGGATGGTCCTG AACAGCCTCCCTGTGGAAGAGGTCCTGTCCCTGTACAGCTGCAAGCCCTCAGCCTCTCACGCACAGCAACGCACCAAG AGCTCCATCGTTCACCCTTTCACCTTGTCTTACCACCCATTCGCCATGCTGAATGCCTACAAGGCTGTGGCACATTCCAAGAGGCACT CCCAGTGGCTGCAGCGCTGGAGGTCTGGACAGT GA
- the LOC135251810 gene encoding gamma-crystallin M2-like, producing MGKIIFYEDRNFGGRHHECSSDCADLHSYFNRCHSIRVESGCFMIYERPNYMGHQYFLRRGEYSDYQRMMGMSDCVRSCRMIPMHHGSFRMRLYERSDMGGQMMELMDDCPNVMDRFHMSDFHSCNVMDGHWLMYEQPNYRGRHYYLRPGEYRRFSDWGGMSPRIGSLRRIMDL from the exons ATGGGCAAG atcATCTTCTACGAGGACCGGAACTTTGGCGGACGCCACCACGAGTGCAGCAGCGACTGCGCAGACCTGCACTCCTACTTCAACCGCTGCCACTCCATCCGCGTGGAGAGCGGCTGCTTCATGATCTACGAGCGCCCCAACTACATGGGCCACCAGTACTTCCTGCGGAGGGGCGAGTACTCGGACTACCAGCGCATGATGGGCATGAGCGACTGCGTGCGGTCCTGCCGCATGATCCCCATG CACCACGGATCTTTCCGGATGAGGCTGTACGAGCGCTCGGACATGGGCGGCCAGATGATGGAGCTGATGGACGACTGCCCCAACGTCATGGACCGCTTCCACATGTCCGACTTCCACTCCTGCAACGTGATGGACGGCCACTGGCTGATGTACGAGCAGCCCAACTACAGGGGGCGCCACTACTACCTGCGGCCGGGGGAGTACCGCAGGTTCAGCGACTGGGGCGGCATGAGCCCCCGAATCGGCTCCCTGAGGCGCATCATGGACCTCtaa
- the LOC135251809 gene encoding gamma-crystallin S-1-like — protein sequence MGKIIFYEDRNFGGRHHECSSDCADLSSYFSRCNSIRVESGCFMIYERPNYSGHQYFLSRGEYPDYQRWMGAGDSISSCRMIPMHAQGSYRMRFYERMEFGGQMKELMEDCPSTMDRFHFSEIHSCNVTDGHWLFYDQPNYRGRHYYLRTGEYRRFSDWGGASARVGSIRRIVAN from the exons ATGGGGAAG atCATCTTCTACGAGGACCGGAACTTTGGCGGCCGCCACCACGAGTGCAGCAGCGACTGCGCCGACCTCAGCTCGTACTTCAGCCGCTGCAACTCCATCCGCGTGGAGAGCGGCTGCTTCATGATCTACGAGCGCCCCAACTACTCGGGCCACCAGTACTTCCTGAGCCGCGGGGAGTACCCCGACTACCAGCGCTGGATGGGCGCGGGCGACAGCATCTCCTCCTGCCGCATGATCCCCATG CACGCGCAGGGATCGTACAGGATGCGCTTCTACGAGAGGATGGAGTTTGGCGGGCAGATGAAGGAGCTGATGGAGGACTGCCCCAGCACCATGGACCGCTTCCACTTCTCCGAAATCCACTCCTGCAACGTGACGGACGGCCACTGGCTCTTCTACGACCAGCCCAACTACCGGGGGCGCCACTACTACCTGCGCACGGGGGAGTACCGCAGGTTCAGCGactggggcggggccagcgccCGGGTCGGCTCCATCAGGCGCATCGTGGCCAACTGA